One window from the genome of Streptomyces sp. NBC_00287 encodes:
- a CDS encoding TVP38/TMEM64 family protein — MLDATTRSGGTATELAVSVPVPVPMGFAARCTRALLSPWSRLSLLVALLVSAGAAVLLFEPQRLLSDGWPPQVSGAAATVVFAVAYGLCTVAFVPRPLLNLGAGALFGSQLGLAASLAGTVLGAGLAFGLGRILGQQALRPLLRGRWLKAADGQLSRHGFRSMLAVRLFPGVPFWAANYCAAVSRMGYVPFLLATALGSIPNTAAYVVAGARASAPTSPAFLIALACIAVPALAGVVVAWRKRHHLRGN; from the coding sequence ATGCTCGATGCCACCACCCGCTCTGGGGGCACCGCCACGGAACTCGCTGTTTCCGTCCCCGTACCCGTGCCCATGGGCTTCGCCGCGCGCTGTACGAGAGCACTGCTCTCGCCGTGGTCGCGGCTGTCCCTGCTGGTCGCCCTGCTCGTCTCGGCCGGGGCCGCCGTGCTGCTCTTCGAACCGCAGCGGCTGCTGTCGGACGGCTGGCCACCGCAGGTGAGCGGCGCCGCGGCGACGGTGGTGTTCGCGGTGGCGTACGGGCTGTGCACGGTGGCGTTCGTGCCGCGGCCGCTGCTCAATCTCGGGGCGGGTGCGCTGTTCGGATCCCAGCTGGGCCTCGCCGCCTCCCTGGCGGGGACGGTGCTCGGGGCGGGGCTGGCCTTCGGGCTCGGCCGGATCCTCGGGCAGCAGGCGTTGCGCCCGCTGCTGCGGGGGCGCTGGCTGAAGGCGGCGGACGGGCAGCTCTCCCGGCACGGCTTCCGCTCGATGCTGGCGGTGCGGCTCTTCCCCGGGGTGCCGTTCTGGGCGGCGAACTATTGCGCCGCCGTCTCCCGCATGGGCTATGTGCCGTTCCTGCTGGCGACGGCACTCGGCTCGATCCCGAACACCGCCGCCTATGTCGTGGCCGGCGCGCGTGCCTCGGCGCCGACGTCGCCGGCCTTCCTGATCGCGCTGGCCTGTATCGCCGTACCCGCTCTCGCGGGTGTGGTGGTGGCCTGGCGCAAGCGCCACCACCTGCGCGGCAACTGA
- a CDS encoding thiolase family protein: MRDAVIVEAVRTPIGKGKPGGALAHVHPVELLAHTLRTLVERSGVDPALIDDVIGGTVDQVGEQAMNTTRYAALSAGFPESVPATTVDRQCGSSQQAVHFAAQGVIAGAYDLVVACGVESMSRVPMWSNVPPGKDPFGPGVAERYPEGLVPQGISAELIAAKWSITRDQMDAFAVSSHRKADRAWSAGLFDAEVAPLDGVARDECVRPNSSTEVLAGLKPAYHDPAFAERFPQIEWNVTAGNASPVNDGASAVLITSSETAARLGLRPLARLHSFAVTGSDPLLMLTGVVPATEKVLRRASLTLDDIDLFEVNEAFSSVVLAWRQETGADLAKVNVNGGAIALGHPLGASGTRLTTTLVHAMRERGARYGLQTMCEAGGLANAMILEAV, encoded by the coding sequence ATGCGTGACGCAGTGATCGTCGAAGCCGTACGCACCCCCATAGGCAAGGGCAAGCCGGGCGGCGCCCTCGCCCACGTCCACCCCGTCGAGCTCCTCGCCCACACCCTGCGCACCCTCGTCGAGCGCTCCGGCGTCGACCCGGCGCTGATCGACGACGTGATCGGCGGCACCGTCGACCAGGTCGGCGAGCAGGCCATGAACACCACCCGCTACGCCGCCCTGTCGGCCGGATTCCCCGAGTCGGTGCCGGCGACCACCGTGGACCGCCAGTGCGGCTCCTCCCAGCAGGCCGTGCACTTCGCCGCGCAGGGCGTCATCGCCGGCGCCTACGACCTGGTGGTGGCCTGCGGAGTGGAGTCCATGAGCCGGGTGCCGATGTGGTCCAACGTGCCGCCCGGCAAGGACCCCTTCGGCCCGGGCGTCGCCGAGCGCTACCCCGAGGGCTTGGTCCCGCAGGGCATCAGCGCCGAGCTCATCGCCGCCAAGTGGTCGATCACCCGAGACCAGATGGACGCCTTCGCGGTCTCCTCGCACCGGAAGGCCGACCGCGCCTGGTCCGCCGGCCTCTTCGACGCCGAGGTCGCGCCCCTGGACGGGGTCGCCCGCGACGAGTGCGTACGACCCAACAGCTCCACCGAGGTCCTCGCCGGTCTCAAGCCCGCCTACCACGACCCCGCTTTCGCCGAGCGCTTCCCGCAGATCGAGTGGAACGTCACCGCGGGCAACGCCAGCCCGGTCAACGACGGCGCCTCGGCCGTACTCATCACCTCCAGCGAGACGGCGGCCCGGCTCGGCCTGCGCCCGCTGGCCCGGCTGCACAGCTTCGCCGTCACCGGCTCCGATCCGCTGCTGATGCTCACGGGAGTCGTCCCGGCCACGGAGAAGGTGCTGCGCAGGGCCTCGCTCACCCTCGACGACATCGACCTCTTCGAGGTCAACGAGGCCTTCTCCAGCGTCGTCCTGGCCTGGCGGCAGGAGACCGGCGCCGACCTGGCGAAGGTGAACGTCAACGGCGGCGCCATCGCGCTCGGCCACCCGCTCGGCGCCAGCGGAACCCGCCTGACCACGACCCTGGTCCACGCGATGCGCGAGCGCGGCGCCCGCTACGGCCTGCAGACGATGTGCGAGGCGGGCGGCCTCGCCAACGCGATGATCCTGGAAGCGGTGTAA
- a CDS encoding winged helix-turn-helix transcriptional regulator has product MPAPKDPRPCSIADALALVGEKYSFLVLREVCLGNGRFDQLVRNIGAPRDILATRLRRLVDAGILTKRAYSERPQRFEYRPTQAGLELEPVLMTLMAWGDRHLRGDENRPMVIEHACGNELLPVVTCSVCGDAVRHEDLSAHPQAEGWTVKGPTTAA; this is encoded by the coding sequence ATGCCCGCCCCGAAAGACCCGCGCCCCTGCTCCATCGCCGACGCCCTGGCCCTGGTCGGCGAGAAGTACTCCTTCCTGGTCCTGCGGGAGGTCTGTCTCGGCAACGGCCGCTTCGACCAGCTGGTGCGCAATATCGGCGCCCCCCGCGACATCCTGGCCACCCGGCTGCGCCGCCTCGTCGACGCCGGGATCCTGACCAAGCGGGCCTACAGCGAACGCCCGCAGCGGTTCGAGTACCGGCCCACCCAGGCGGGCCTGGAGCTGGAGCCGGTGCTGATGACCCTCATGGCGTGGGGCGACCGGCATCTGCGCGGGGACGAGAACCGGCCGATGGTGATCGAGCACGCCTGCGGCAATGAACTGCTCCCGGTCGTCACCTGCTCGGTCTGCGGCGACGCGGTGCGCCACGAGGACCTCAGCGCCCATCCGCAGGCCGAGGGCTGGACGGTGAAGGGACCGACAACGGCGGCCTGA
- a CDS encoding alpha/beta fold hydrolase, producing the protein MATVRVSGVDVVYARVGDHPGPPLVLVHGAGLDGRMWQPQIEALADDFTVVAWDEPGAGRSSDVPAGFGLADYARCLAAVIEDLALGPAHVAGLSWGGTVVLELYRHRPELVRTLLLVDTYAGWKGSLPADEVAARVVGAERMLAAPTFDPTLPGLFAGGAPPAEFAALFDAMQREVRPQTMGPQLYMMAEADLREVLPAIAVPTLLLWGEADVRSPLGVARDFAAEIADARLVVLPGAGHMSNLDDPDGFTRAVRAFCRAHA; encoded by the coding sequence ATGGCTACCGTGCGGGTCAGCGGCGTGGACGTTGTCTACGCGCGCGTGGGCGACCACCCGGGGCCGCCCCTGGTCCTGGTGCACGGGGCCGGTCTGGACGGCCGGATGTGGCAGCCGCAGATCGAGGCGCTGGCCGACGACTTCACGGTCGTCGCCTGGGACGAGCCGGGCGCGGGCCGGTCGTCGGATGTGCCCGCCGGGTTCGGCCTCGCCGACTACGCCCGCTGTCTGGCCGCCGTCATCGAGGACCTGGCGCTCGGCCCGGCCCATGTCGCCGGGCTCTCCTGGGGCGGCACCGTCGTGCTGGAGCTGTACCGGCACCGCCCGGAGCTGGTCAGGACGCTGCTCCTGGTCGACACCTACGCCGGCTGGAAGGGCTCGCTGCCGGCCGACGAGGTGGCCGCGCGGGTCGTGGGCGCCGAGCGGATGCTCGCGGCGCCGACGTTCGACCCGACGCTGCCGGGGCTGTTCGCCGGAGGCGCTCCGCCCGCCGAGTTCGCGGCCCTGTTCGACGCGATGCAGCGCGAGGTGCGCCCGCAGACCATGGGGCCGCAGCTCTACATGATGGCCGAGGCCGACCTCCGCGAGGTGTTGCCCGCCATCGCGGTGCCGACGCTGCTCCTGTGGGGCGAGGCCGACGTACGGTCGCCGCTGGGCGTGGCCCGGGACTTCGCGGCGGAGATCGCGGACGCACGGTTGGTGGTGCTGCCGGGCGCCGGGCACATGAGTAATCTGGACGACCCGGACGGCTTCACGCGGGCGGTACGCGCCTTCTGTCGCGCGCACGCGTGA
- a CDS encoding undecaprenyl-diphosphate phosphatase yields MSWFESLILGLVQGLTEFLPVSSSAHLRLTAAFSGWEDPGAAFTAITQIGTEAAVLIYFRKDIGRIILAWSKSLTNKAMRRDHDAQMGWLVIVGSIPIGVLGVTLKDQIEGPFRDLRITATMLIVVGIIIGVADRLAARDESGGRHRAAKQRKELQDLNVRDGLIFGLCQSAALVPGVSRSGATISGGLFMGYSRESAARYSFLLAIPAVLASGLFELKDAMEGGHVSWGPTAFATAIAFVTGYAVIAWFMKFISTKSFMPFVWYRIALGILIIVLVATGALSPDAGESAH; encoded by the coding sequence ATGTCTTGGTTTGAATCCCTCATCCTCGGACTCGTCCAGGGGCTGACCGAGTTCCTCCCCGTGTCCTCCAGCGCGCATCTGCGGCTGACCGCGGCGTTCTCCGGCTGGGAGGACCCGGGCGCGGCCTTCACCGCGATCACCCAGATCGGCACGGAAGCGGCCGTGCTGATCTACTTCCGCAAGGACATCGGGCGGATCATCCTGGCGTGGTCCAAATCGCTCACGAACAAGGCGATGCGCCGCGACCACGATGCCCAGATGGGCTGGCTGGTGATCGTGGGCTCGATCCCGATCGGTGTCCTGGGAGTGACGCTGAAGGACCAGATCGAGGGCCCCTTCCGCGATCTGCGCATCACCGCGACCATGCTGATCGTGGTCGGCATCATCATCGGCGTCGCCGACCGCCTGGCGGCCCGCGACGAGAGCGGCGGCCGGCACCGTGCGGCCAAGCAGCGCAAGGAACTTCAGGACCTCAACGTCCGCGACGGCCTGATCTTCGGCCTCTGCCAGTCCGCGGCCCTGGTCCCTGGCGTCTCCCGCTCCGGCGCCACCATCAGCGGCGGCCTGTTCATGGGCTACAGCCGCGAGTCGGCGGCCCGTTACTCCTTCCTCCTCGCGATCCCCGCGGTCCTCGCCTCCGGCCTGTTCGAACTCAAGGACGCGATGGAGGGTGGCCATGTCTCCTGGGGCCCGACGGCCTTCGCGACGGCCATCGCCTTCGTGACCGGATATGCCGTCATCGCGTGGTTCATGAAGTTCATCTCGACCAAGAGCTTCATGCCGTTCGTCTGGTACCGCATCGCCCTCGGCATCCTGATCATCGTGCTGGTGGCCACCGGTGCGCTCAGCCCGGACGCGGGCGAGTCCGCGCACTGA